Within the Cinclus cinclus chromosome 12, bCinCin1.1, whole genome shotgun sequence genome, the region aaaacagacagCAGTATGAACTCCAGGGTTTGTGGAATGTCAAAGCACTGATCAAACAGCCagactgaaaacaaaaggattCCAAAACTAATGGTGCTACTCAGCCACCTAGCCTGTAACATCAGCTACTTTTCTGAACATAAGCAGTAACTTCTTCACTGATGTCCGAACATATCAAAGGGAATAAAACAATGAGAACACAGGTTTCCATGCTCTGAAAATGCAATTCTTATCTAGTTCCCATGCAGGTCTCCGTCAAAGTCTGTCTCTTCTGGAACTGTTCCCCCCTCCCTGTTGCCATGATCTCCTAAACATGAGGTTGAGCTGCAACTGATTGCAGCACTGGAGGCTTTAATCACTCATTGTTTTTTACTTTGACACTCACTTGGTCCTGCAAACAGTATCCATATCTGGCTACACATCACTATGACATATATATCTCCCAAATAAACAATACATATTAGAGGCAGGATGTATTACCACTTCAGATGAGGAAACCTGATTCAAATCAAAGATCAGCTGGCTGCCAAGTAAGCCAATTCCATGACACTACAAGGTCCCCACAATGTGCCTTCTGACTGGTGACAAGTGACAGACAAATAATGCTCAATGACAGTCAGGGTTAGAGCCTGACAACTGCTGTAACCCCAACATTCACTGCAAACGTAACATTTTCCTCCCTGACCAGCATTAGCTAGCCTAGGGATGTTACATACTTCAAAAGGGTTTCTATTCAGACTACACTCATGCTGTAGTTTCAGTTTAAACATTCCAAACTCTGGAAAGTTTTAAAGTTCTTAAACAATAGCCCTTACCAAGAGGTGAAACACGGGGCTGTATGTCCTTAAGAACTTCATGCAGCCATTCAGTGAACCGAATGTAGTAGAGATCTGAGAAGATGTCATCAACCCGGCCATTTTCAAAGAGATACTGTAAGAGATTCACAACATAGGCCAGTACAGTGGGAGCAAGTGTGCTCTTCAGACCAGACCTCATCCTAAGGGCCCACATCCTCAGTCGAGCATTTTACAGCATAGCACTGAAGACTAATAGAGTTTACTTGAAGAGTGAGGACTCTTGCACCAAGGCTAATACGGGGTAGGTAGGTAATCTCTATTACAATAATGGGAATGCcaagaccaaaaaaaaggaaaaaccatcTTACAAAGTAAAGCTGCTTGGATTTCACCTTTTATTTCATGTGTGATCACTTCAAGTCATTTCACATGACTACTGGACACTACTCTTTCAAGTTAACAACAAGGAAGCTCAGTTTCCCTGTCCAAGTTTAgctctgttcctgcagctcttcCAGAAAGCTCATACTTCCCATGGAACATAAAGCTAAGTTCTTGCCTGTTAGAGCTTCAACTAGATTTAGGTCTTGACAATGACAACTTCTTCAAACATCATTCAAACCCTTCTCCCCGCTACCAAAAGAAGTTAaattgatttattattttcactgtGATACTGAACTCAGTTATTCACAAACTTAACTCACAGATTAAAGCACTGCTTGCAACAAGGACGGACAAGTCATCTGatgttttcaagatttttttatgCAAAGAGACTTGTTTCATATAAAATGGTCTGAAAGCCTAATAGAAGCCACAGTCTACTTTTATAACCAAGAGTCCCTCTACACATGCTGACAACATGGACAGttctgcagcacacagagctgtctATCCTACCTTCTGAATACACAAGAAGATATAGTAGAGCACATCTGGATCATAGGGTTCACCATCACCATTCCGAGCTTCTCGTGTCATTAAGCACAGACCATAATTCAGCTCAGCCACAGCTGAAGATATGAGATCTTCCTGGAACCTCAGCAGCTGACGccctggaaaagcaaaacaaagctaCATTATTTAAGTCATAAACTCATTATTTCCTAACAtttcaggaaatatttcccACATCTCCATTCCATCTGGCAGGTCCAGTGCTACCTCATTTTCCCTGTACAGTAAAGCAagttgaaaaaaatccagatctTAGGCTGTCAAAAATACTAAAAGATAAAATAGGCAATGGTTTGATAGGAAGATCCTCTGTCCTACCAAATGCATGACTATGGCTTTCTTTTACCATGTCCCCAGTGAAATGCTGCCCTGTAGCAACAGGAAAACAGCAACCCCACGACTGTTGTACCATCTTGGCCAGACAGTTTGTCCATGCACCCCAGTCATGCAGTTTCTATTGCTATCAAACCCAGGTGTTCAAGAGGGCTCAGCACAGAGCTAATATATGTCCTGTGGCAGTGCGAATACACAGTAATAAGTACTACagagcaaattaaaattaaaattcaggaaCAATCACTCATTAAACAAAAGAGTTTTCCAGAGCAGTAAACATCTAACATTTCAGTAATTCCTAATCCTACTTGAAAGGAAACAAAGGCCATGTTGTCACGATACTTACTTCCAATAGGTGCTAGTCTATTTTGGGCttctttttccagctctgcatTCTTGGTCTGCGCCCAGCTTTTCCACACTTCAAGACCTTCTTCTGGCTTCAGAGAGTTTGGAAGTAGAAGTTCAGGTGAAgtctgtggctgtggctgctgttcaACTTCAGCAACCTGAACAGTTTGAGCCTATGAAAGCAAACACTTCAGTTTATATACACACTTCAATATGCAACAGCTGGACAAAAAACAAGAATCCCACAACACCTGTAGCCCCAGGATACCAACCTTCTGCAATGCTCCCAACCAGAAATTAATCCAAGGAATGCAACTTTTGCTGTCCAACCTGAATTGCTGCTCAGAAAAGAATATTCTACACTCCAAAAACGCTCTGTTTGAATGGACAGATTCTATCTTCAGCTCACTTGTCACTCTGAATCACCACTGAAGTCTGTCTCACTACAAGGGCAGCCCACAGAAACCACCAGCCCCTGAACAGGAAGGTGCCACCAGCTTTATTCACCATTGCTGCTCCACACCTAGACTGCCCTGAGGAAGGTCCTGGGTACAATCACATACCATATACCACTGGCATTCCTCCTTATCCAGACTCCCTTCTTTAAGCAGTACATAACAGGCACACACAGTAAATATATTCTGTTCTTATCAacaatgaataaaattaattcacttGTAAAAGCTATAAAGCAGTAGGACTACAACACAGCATCAAACGTCAATTCAATTTCAATGCAGTGTTCTCAAAATACCAAATACTACTAATGGGGACGAGCTACTATTGAGTGAAGAGTGACTGCATGACTTATTACAGACCTAAGGCATCTCCAGACCCTTTGGAAATTTACTTTGCAGTAGGACCTTAGGTCACCAAGAATTTCAATCTCAAACAAACTTATTTGTAAGGCAACCAGTAGCACCAATCTAAAACCTGCAGCAAGCCCTTCAGCTGCACTCATTCAGCATTCTTCACTTCAGGTTCTCAATTCCATGCCACAGAGTCTCACAGCTACCTCAATTAGCAGCTTTACAGACCTTAGTCAAGCACTGGCACCCTGAATATTACAAAAATAGCAATTCTTATATCGAAAcagttctgctttttccttcctaaGATCTACtccaaaaagcagcttttcctttgATACTGCTAAGTGTCAATATTAGTGGAAGTTGCTCTGACAGTACTAGAGACTGCACAGAGACTTTTAATACCTGTACCTTACTTAGTATTAAAAAACCAACAGCTGAAGAGGCAAAGTCTGCAAGAGTCTCAGACTGGAGCCTTCCAACTGCCTCTGGTTGTTTTTTAACTCTCTGCATCAGCTCTTACTAGCTTTTTGCTTATCAGCCCCTGTAGCTGCAGCATGCAGCACAACTGCAGAGACTGACTGAAAAGGCCCAGCTTTAATCAAGGCAGATGGAAACTAAGTTGGGAAGCAAAGCCTCTCTCTGCCTTAAAGAGTCCAAGGGTGAATGGACAGCTTGTCTTTGTAGGAGCTGGGATTGAGCCTCTGCTCTCCACCAGAGCGCTGCCACATTACTGTCCAGAGAGCTGAAAGCTTTCCAGAGGCAACTCCCTCCATCAACCCAATCCAGCCTTCTGCCCTGACCTCACAGACACCTTGTCCAGTGCAAAGGCTGGACATCGGCTGACGTTAAGTCTGCTGAACTGGCAGATGCTTCTTAACAAACTTGTATTTTTCACAAATAGAACTAAATTGCTGCAGCTTGCCCAGATCCCCTAGAAGCACAATGCCAGaggacagcacagggcaggcaggcaAATTCCTTCTCAATTTCACAGTTTTTAAAGGGTCAACTCTCAAAAGTATGATGTTCACCTCTAGTAGCTTTATTGCACCCCTAGAGAGAGAGTACATCCCTCCTGGAATTGCCTGTGTATTTAGgggatttcattttaaataccTTATGTACCCTAAAGTACACTTGATCCAGGAAGTTTGCTCTCAACTAGTCAGACTTCAATACTTTACCCAGGCACTGGATCTGCTGTGGACTCCACGTGCAAGACAAAGTAACTAAAAGATAATGACTAGTACTTATTAGCACACCTTATCTGTCTGCAATTATCCCTGCCTGTCCACTGCAACCCCTCGAACAGCTCAGGAAAATACTGCAGATCTCAGAATACCCACTATGAACAGTCTGGCATTCAGTATGTATCTATTAATTTTTAACACTAAGATCAAGACCATACTTTCTTTTGGAAAGTTTTGAGTCCTATAACTATGTACCAACATTATCACATGAAAGTCTTATACCCATCACGAGTCAAGTGCCCTGTGTCACATTCAGGCTTCTGGGACAGATGCATCTCTGCTTCCCAGACACCAGCTGTCTGTTGGCATGCTCCCTCTCCACAACATTTGTAAGCTGTTAATCACAAACTGAGTGCAAAAGGCAGTTTTAACTTACTGAGCAAGTTACttgtagctgctgctgctgcccctgctctTGGGGTGtaggctgctgctgttgctgctgtggGTCCCATATGTGCACTGTTTGTGCTGTATTCTGATATGTCCCTGCcacagcctgcactgccacTGGAATGTGGATGTTGCCATTCATAAACTGTGCTGGAAAGATCGAATTAGCAAGAGTCTGCACCACTTCCTCGTGAGAGTTCTTCACTACTGAAGTACTTCCCACCATCTTATCCTTGTcatcttccagcttcactgtagCCAGTGTTGTGGGTGAGCCACTGACGTGGACAGCATTGTAGGCCTCCTGAGGGATGGCAATGTGGGTTATGTTTTGCTGCTGAAGGTCACCACGTGGTTGAGCCGAGTAAACAGGGATGGTCCACGTCTCTCCAGTGGGGCTAGTAATGGTCCCAGTGGCACTGTACAGGTGGGCACTGTCCACTGTTAACAAGTCTGGCCTTAAAGAGACATAACTTTGCTGCTGGCCCTGAGGAATGGCCAGCACTGTGGCAACTGGCTGCCCTGAAATAGCATACGATACAGTAATAGGCATATCCACTTTACGTTTCTTCACTGGCTGAAGGACACTCGCAGAGCTGATTCGCCTCTCTCCCTCTCGTGGGGAGCCTTGTTGAGAAGGTGGAGGTGACAGTGCTCCAACTGTCTGGATCTGGATCTGCTGGCCACCAGTAATGGCCTGTCCTGCCACAAGTTGGGCTTGGATCTGCTGGTGTTGTATATGTTCCTCCTGTAGTTCTGCAGCCTGGATCTGTTGGGCAGTCTGCACATGCTGCACTTGGATctgagctgcctgcagctgtgaTGGGCTGGGGCTCTGAAGAGACTGACTCTGTATTGTCTGGGAtgcctgctgctgtgcctggcctTGGATCTGCACTTGGACCTGTATTGGCTGCTCCGAAGCCTGATGGACAGAGAGCTGCGGAGAGAGCTGCTGGGCGGAGACCTGCTGCGGTGACTGCTGGACCTGGACCTGAACCTGAAACGACACAAGCCACCAGTCAGAGATCAGAAAACATCAATGATTCAGCAGAGATGTTCTGTCACTCAAGATCTATGCTCCAGGTCTTTTATATTCACTTTTGATTTCATGTATTAATCCATTAGTAAAGATTTCAGGAAAGTGAAACCAAGTTATTCTAGAATAAGTGCCTGGTTGATAACAGTGATACAGTAGGTGTGTTTGCTCAGCCTTGCACATGACTCTCAGCACAGAGAGAACATCTCCACCCTCAAAGCTTGATGGGCTCAAGCCAACAGATTCCATCCCTGGAATCCAAGCGTGTTCAAAACTATTTACATTGCTAAATTGTTACTTTAGCACAGGTCTTGCAATAACAAGACTTTAAGGTCATTCACATTACAATCACAGGAGCTCATTCTTACCATGCTCTAAAGATTGTTTTACTGCTGCCCACCCTAGTCCCAAGATGGCCACAGGATCACTTGCTGGTGACAGGCAATAAGAAATATGGGTAAGTCGAAACCAGCACTTGGCTCTTTCCTCATAAAGCACAGGAATACTACTTTGAAACCTATCATTAGTAGTAACGCTACTCAAGCAGGTGTAAACACAGATTGTGGCAAGTTCCATCTCAATCTTTGTCATGCATTAATGGCCTATGCcgcatcattttttttttaactctagAAGAATTTCTTCGGCAATGATCATTAAAAccaaccttttttttctttatttatttattccatttaATACCACTTATTGTCCAAACTACTCAGTTATATCTTCTAGCTCATGCACTTAGACAATGATGAATAATATATACACAATCTGTTGACTTGATTCCAAACCAGTTCcttttattttagagaaaaaaaaaaaaaatcacaccctCTCACATTAATGCTCGTTTGTCCAAGGTCTGCCACAATACCTAGCAGCAGTCCAGCAGCACAATGAAAGCCAGCAGTCAAAAGTAGCCCCCAGCACAAATTTCAGGTCTCAATAGCTATACATGCCTTGTCCAGACAATTCTCCACTTTTCCTCACATTTACAGATAACTTGTTACATTTGCCTTGTCCTAGAAGTGATATCCCAGGTACTCATGACCATCTGTTTCTCCAGGCTTCACTAACACTTTATCTTAAGGGAGGGAATTAATTACTCAACACCTCTTTCTGGAGCCAACACGGACTTACTTAGTTGCAAGACTGAATGTCTTCCTACTCAGAGTTCTCTCACCTTTTTCTACCTCACATCCTGAAGCCAAGCAGACTAATGCAGCAtttgcacacacagcacactAGCCAGACTGACAATACCAGAAAGAACTACAATACAGGCCTGCTGTGCACAAAATCTCACTTCACAGCATTGCTGCTAAGAAGTCTTGAAAAATGTTAGGGACCTATTTACAGCCAATTAACAGCTGGTAAGGAAAAAACTGGGTTAGCAAAATGCCCCAATGGCAGGCCAGATTTCTAAGTCACCTCCTGTTAAGAATTAGTTCATTTCCAGGAAG harbors:
- the QRICH1 gene encoding transcriptional regulator QRICH1, with protein sequence MNNSLENTISFEEYIRVKARTIPQHRMKEFLDSLASKGPEALQEFQQTATTTMVYQQGGNCIYTDSTEVAGSLLELACPVTTSIQQQTQPEQQIQVQQPQQVQVQVQVQQSPQQVSAQQLSPQLSVHQASEQPIQVQVQIQGQAQQQASQTIQSQSLQSPSPSQLQAAQIQVQHVQTAQQIQAAELQEEHIQHQQIQAQLVAGQAITGGQQIQIQTVGALSPPPSQQGSPREGERRISSASVLQPVKKRKVDMPITVSYAISGQPVATVLAIPQGQQQSYVSLRPDLLTVDSAHLYSATGTITSPTGETWTIPVYSAQPRGDLQQQNITHIAIPQEAYNAVHVSGSPTTLATVKLEDDKDKMVGSTSVVKNSHEEVVQTLANSIFPAQFMNGNIHIPVAVQAVAGTYQNTAQTVHIWDPQQQQQQPTPQEQGQQQQLQVTCSAQTVQVAEVEQQPQPQTSPELLLPNSLKPEEGLEVWKSWAQTKNAELEKEAQNRLAPIGRRQLLRFQEDLISSAVAELNYGLCLMTREARNGDGEPYDPDVLYYIFLCIQKYLFENGRVDDIFSDLYYIRFTEWLHEVLKDIQPRVSPLGYILSSHVTEEMLWECKQLGAHSPSTLLTTLMFFNTKYFLLKTVDQHMKLAFSKVLRQTKKNPSNPKDKSTSIRYMKAPGMHQTGQKVTDDMYAEQTENPENPLRCPIKLYDFYLFKCPQSVKGRNDTFYLTPEPVVAPNSPIWYSIQPISREQMEQMLTRILVIREIQEALAVANASTMH